In the genome of Variovorax sp. PAMC26660, the window TGCCGCCCATGCCACCCATGTCAGGCATGCCGCCGCCGGCGCCCGATTCGTCCTTCGGTGCGTCAGCGATCATGGCTTCGGTCGTCAGCAGCAGCGAGGACACCGATGCTGCGTTTTGCAGCGCGGTGCGGGTGACCTTCGTCGGGTCCAGGATGCCCAGTTCGAGCATGTCGCCGTACGTGTCGTTCGCAGCGTTGAAGCCGTAGTTGCCCTTGCCGGCCAACACAGCGTTCACCACCACCGAGGCTTCGCCGCCGGCGTTGTTCACGATTTCGCGCAGGGGCGCTTCGATGGCCTTGAGCACCAGCTTGATGCCGGCTTCTTGATCAGCGTTGTCGCCCTTGACCGAGTCGCCCACAGCTTGCTTGGCACGCAGCAGAGCCACGCCGCCGCCAGCCACAACGCCTTCTTCCACTGCAGCGCGGGTGGCGTGCAGGGCGTCTTCGACGCGGGCCTTCTTTTCCTTCATTTCGACTTCGGTGGCAGCGCCAACCTTGATCACTGCAACGCCGCCGGCCAGCTTGGCCACGCGCTCTTGCAGCTTTTCACGGTCGTAGTCGCTGGTCGCTTCTTCGATCTGAACGCGCACTTGCTTCACGCGGGCTTCGATGTCACCAGCAGCGCCGGCGCCGTCGATGATGATCGTGTTTTCCTTGCCCACTTCGATGCGCTTGGCTTGACCCAGGTCGGCCAGCGTCACCTTTTCGAGCGTCAGGCCCACTTCTTCAGCGATGACCTTGCCGCCCGTCAGGATGGCGATGTCTTCCAGCATGGCCTTGCGGCGGTCGCCGAAGCCAGGTGCCTTGACAGCCACAACCTTCAGGATGCCGCGGATCGTGTTCACGACCAGCGTAGCCAGGGCTTCGCCTTCGACTTCTTCGGCAATGATCAGCAGCGGACGGCCAGCCTTGGCGACTTGCTCCAGCACCGGCAGCAGATCACGGATGTTGCTGATCTTCTTGTCGAACAGCAGCACGAAGGGGTTGTCCAACAGCGCCGATTGCTTCTCGGGGTTGTTGATGAAGTAGGGCGACAGGTAGCCGCGGTCGAACTGCATGCCTTCGACGACGTCGAGTTCGCTGTCCAGCGACTTGCCGTCTTCGACAGTGATCACGCCTTCCTTGCCGACCTTGTCCATCGCGTCAGCGATGAGCTTGCCGATGGTTTCGTCGCTGTTGGCCGAGATCGAGCCGACTTGCGCGATTTCCTTCGAGGTGGTGGTGGGCTTGGAAGCCTTCTTCAGCTCGGCGACCAGGGCCGTCACGGCCTTGTCGATGCCGCGCTTCAGGTCCATCGGGTTCATGCCGGCAGCCACCAGCTTGAAACCTTCGCGAACGATGGCTTGTGCCAGCACGGTCGCGGTGGTGGTGCCGTCACCGGCGTTGTCCGAAGTCTTGGAAGCCACTTCCTTCACGAGCTGGGCGCCCATGTTCTGGAGCTTGTCCTTGAGTTCGATTTCCTTGGCGACCGACACACCGTCCTTGGTCACGGTGGGGGCGCCGAACGAGCGTTCGAGCACCACGTTGCGGCCCTTGGGGCCCAGGGTCACTTTGACTGCGTTGGCCAGGATGTTGACACCCTCGACCATGCGTGCGCGGGCTTCTCCGCCGAAGACTACGTCTTTTGCTGCCATGATGAATTAACTCCGAATGGATTGGATTGAATGGATCGAAAGGGAGAAGACTTACTTCTCGACGACTGCGAACAGGTCGTCTTCCTTCATCACGAGCAGTTCGTCGCCATCGACCTTGACGGTCTGGCCGCTGTACTTGCCGAACAGGACGCGGTCGCCGACCTTGACGGTCAGTGCGGTCAGTTCGCCCTTGTCGGTGCGCTTGCCCGGGCCCACGGCCAGGACTTCACCCTGATCGGGCTTTTCGGCGGCTGCGTCGGGGATGACGATGCCGGAGGCGGTCTTGGTTTCGCTGTCAACACGCTTGACGATCACGCGATCGGCCAAAGGACGAAGTTTCATTGCATCTCCTGGATATGGATAAGAAACGGGTTTGTGGTCGGGCGCCGAACTGGAAGACCGGCGGCCCATCGACTGGGAGCGAGGGCTGTTAGCACTCATCATCAGCGAGTGCTAATGATAAGGGCAATCGGCGGCCTTTCAAGGGCGGGGGGCGTTGCCCGAGGGGCAGGTGTCGGTTCTCAGCTAACTCTGAACTTTTCTCATCTAACTCGGAATTGCACGCCCGTGCTTTTTTATGTAATTACAAGCGACCCTGATTTTTGCGAGTGCGCCACCGGGCTTTTGCTGGCTACGGGTAGATCTACCCGGATAAAATTCGGGTGCTCGCCCCTGCAGATTAAGTGCGTCGCCAGGGGGCACAGAAGAGGGGTAACAAGTTCAGTCGGCGAGATTTAGAACAGCAACCTCGGCGGAAAACCTCCTTCGCACCGAGCTCAACTCATCGGTCATTGCATCCCTCAGAGGTCGCATGACGAACATCCGGTTTGCAGCGGTTGCTGTCCCTCATCTTCACCGATCGACCGGCGGCTATGATCCAAAAGGAGACCTCGGGGCTGTGTCGCGGCCGCAATCGCTGTGTTGCGCAACCTACACAGGGGCCGAGACTCACCGCGCGTGCTTAACGGGACAGTTTGCTCGGTCGCGTGATGTTTCCCTGCATGACCACGGTGGCGACCGTAACGGCCGCAGGAGGTGCAGACATCAGGACCCCAAGACCTTCGGCAGCCGGCCATGGAGCGGAGTCCTTCGCGCTGCAATCGAGGACACACAGGATGGCCACTCGCTTGCCCTTTGCCACTGCATAGATGGCGGTTTGTTCAACGTAGGCCCGGCAATCCATAATCTTGAGCTTGCAGGGCCTGCACGATGACGAGTCTTCCGGTGCGACCAAGGTTCGGTGCGAATTCAATGGTCAATCGCGCACCGTCATCGCGGCGCGGTCAGACGCGGCCGGAAGCGCGCTCCAGCGTGATCAGGCCGAGCCTGGAAACCCCTTGCAGATCGGCGCACCGATGCCCGGCGCGTCGTGACAGTCGCCGTTTCGGAAGGCCGACGCGTAGAGCCCGGTGCGACGTTGCTGTCCTTCAAGGCCATGAAGATGGAAACGCACATGACGGCTGATCGCGCCAGGATTGTCGAGCGGCTGCTTGTGAAGCCCGGCGACCGGATGCAAGCGAAAGACTTGCTGATCGTGTTCAGGGCAGATTGACGAAAAGCTTCAGAACCGAACGCGCGCACAACTCGGTGTCCTCGCGGGCATTGGTGGTGCCGAGCCTGCGGCGCGAATACACCGAGGGCCTGTCCTGGGTCCAGCATGGGCTCATCCGCAAGCACGCGCGCGAAAAGCATGTGGCCGGTGGCGACCAGGAGCGATTGATGCGTGCAAAGCAGGAGCTTCACGAACTGTGGATGAATCCCCTGGCACGACGCAATCGCCGTCAGGATCTGCGTACCGCGGCGAAGTTTTCGGGGTTGTCTTCCAACCAGATTGTGCTGGCCGACGACGTTGAGATTCGGCCACCAACGCCCGCCTCGCAGATCATCGCGCCGGAGGAGGTCTGCTTCACCCTACCTGATACCCCATCGTACGAGGGCTTTCGGATGAGGTCACTATGAGGATGGTCGAGCCTGCGGTGGATACCGACCTGACGGATTATGAGATCGAGGAGCGCCAGGTCCTGGAGCGGCGCTATCGAACTTACTCAATCGATGCCTTGAAGGCGGCGTTGCCTGTCGATGAAGTATTCGTCGCGCATGCCCAATTCTTGCGCGCAGTCAACGCGGTGAGCCGCATTTACGAGCTTGCCAGGGAGACGTCGATGCCGCAGGGGATGTGCCTTGAGGGCCCGGTGGGGACGGGGAAATCCTCGGTCTTGCGGTACTTCGCAGCTTCGTTGCCGAAGCAAACGCTCTTCAGCGACGAACTTAGGGTGATTACCATTCGTGCGAAAAAGAACGCCGCTGCAGGCCAACTGGTGGCGTCCGTCTTGCGCTGCTATGGCTACCCGATCCGAAGTGCCTCAGGCGCAACTCTGGAGCCAAGGATCAATATCACCAAGGAGGCGATCCGGCAGAAAAAAACCAAGCTGATCGGCGTCGACGAGGCGTCCAATCTGCTTCGCCCTCAGATGCGACGGCTGGCATCCACAAAAGGCGACGGGACATCCGCGACAGACTACCTCT includes:
- the groES gene encoding co-chaperone GroES; amino-acid sequence: MKLRPLADRVIVKRVDSETKTASGIVIPDAAAEKPDQGEVLAVGPGKRTDKGELTALTVKVGDRVLFGKYSGQTVKVDGDELLVMKEDDLFAVVEK
- the groL gene encoding chaperonin GroEL (60 kDa chaperone family; promotes refolding of misfolded polypeptides especially under stressful conditions; forms two stacked rings of heptamers to form a barrel-shaped 14mer; ends can be capped by GroES; misfolded proteins enter the barrel where they are refolded when GroES binds) — translated: MAAKDVVFGGEARARMVEGVNILANAVKVTLGPKGRNVVLERSFGAPTVTKDGVSVAKEIELKDKLQNMGAQLVKEVASKTSDNAGDGTTTATVLAQAIVREGFKLVAAGMNPMDLKRGIDKAVTALVAELKKASKPTTTSKEIAQVGSISANSDETIGKLIADAMDKVGKEGVITVEDGKSLDSELDVVEGMQFDRGYLSPYFINNPEKQSALLDNPFVLLFDKKISNIRDLLPVLEQVAKAGRPLLIIAEEVEGEALATLVVNTIRGILKVVAVKAPGFGDRRKAMLEDIAILTGGKVIAEEVGLTLEKVTLADLGQAKRIEVGKENTIIIDGAGAAGDIEARVKQVRVQIEEATSDYDREKLQERVAKLAGGVAVIKVGAATEVEMKEKKARVEDALHATRAAVEEGVVAGGGVALLRAKQAVGDSVKGDNADQEAGIKLVLKAIEAPLREIVNNAGGEASVVVNAVLAGKGNYGFNAANDTYGDMLELGILDPTKVTRTALQNAASVSSLLLTTEAMIADAPKDESGAGGGMPDMGGMGGMGGMGM
- a CDS encoding biotin/lipoyl-containing protein: MTVAVSEGRRVEPGATLLSFKAMKMETHMTADRARIVERLLVKPGDRMQAKDLLIVFRAD